The nucleotide sequence CGGGATACCCTGGCTCGTCGGGACAAGGGCGATCTTCTTCAACAAGACTCTTCTTGCGAAGGCGGGTCTCGACAGCACTCGCGGGCCCGAGACCTGGCAGGAGCTTGTTGAGATCGCCAAGAAGATCCATGACCCGGCAGAAGGTATCTATGGCTTCGGCCTGAATTCCGGAGAGAGATATGTTCTCTTCAAGAAATTCATGCCTTTCGCCTGGGGAAACGGCGGGAATGTTCTCACCTCCGACCTGAAGCACTCCAGGCTCTATTCCAGAGAGAATGTGGAAGCTTTGAAATTTTATGTCTCGCTCAAGCGCTGCTCGGTTGTCGAAAGACAGGAGGTTCTGGATAGACTCTTCAAGGAGGGACGGGTGGGGCTCATTCTTTCCGGGGCCTGGAATCTCAAGACGATACCAGCTGAAGCCCCGAACCTGCGTTTCGGCGTTTCGATTGTGCCGAAGCCGGGAATTGAAAAGGGAACCCACGCATCATTCGCGGGAGGTGAGATTCTCGCGGTGTTTGAGTCTTCCAAGAAGAAGGATGATGCGCTGAGACTTGCCTGTTTCCTTGCAAGAAAGAAGAACGCTCTGGCAATCTCAAAGTCGGAGCACAGTGTTCAGCCGGCCGTCGCAGGGATTGACACCGACGAGTACTTCGTGAAGAATCCGCTTGAGGGTGTGTTTGCAGAGCAGCTCAAGTATGCGGTTTCAACCCCCAACATCCCGAACTGGCTCGAAATCGAAGGCGTAGTCGAAGATGCCGTGGAAGAGGCGCTTCACGGAAGAAAGACACCGGACGAAGCGCTTAGGACTGCCGGCACGAAGATAGAGCAGCTGCTGACGAAACCGGATTCAAGGTAGCTCACCCAAATTGAGGACGTTCAGAGGAATGTATTGAGAGGTTCTAAGGCCTCGACAATTGTTTTTCTCTCTCCGTGGATTCTCAGCTTCCTTGTCTTCAGTGCCTATCCCATTGTTTATTCCTTCTTCCTGAGCCTGACGTCTTTTGACCCGCTTCAAGGGCATCCGCCTTCGTTCATCGGCCTCTCCAATTATCTCAATGCGTTCAGAAACCCGGCATTCTGGACTTCTCTCAAAGTCACGTTGATTTTCGTTCTCGGAACGATTCCGGTTACGACGGTTCTGTCTTTCTTCATTGCCGCACTTCTGACAGAGAAGATCCCGTTCAGGGGAACTTTCAGGGCAGGTTTCTTCGTCCCGACCGTGGTGTCGATGGTGGTCATAGCAATGATTTTCAAGCAACTGTATTCCCCATCAGGATATGTCAACATTTTGCTGAGGAACCTGGGGTTTCATGAAGTGAGCTGGCTTGAAAATCCCAGGACCGCACTTCCATCAATAATGCTCATGGATATCTGGAGCAGTGTCGGCTACTACGTGGTCATTTTTCTCGCGGGGATCCAGTCAATCTCCAAAGAAGTTTTTGAGTCGGCAAGCCTCGAAGGGGCAGGATGGTTCAGGAAACACGTTTCCATCACGCTTCCGCTTGTCAAGCCCGTGCTCCTCTTC is from Candidatus Eisenbacteria bacterium and encodes:
- a CDS encoding extracellular solute-binding protein, encoding MGNRRRVESLPALFLCVGLIALAAGISFEGCGGKKTGDKLVFWEFWQSSLMEPLIREFERENPGIKVEMQQITWQNGLEKILAAVASGTAPDLCELGSTFFPRFASSGSLHEVGSDVDSLRDKLTNWELVTYDGKIYGIPWLVGTRAIFFNKTLLAKAGLDSTRGPETWQELVEIAKKIHDPAEGIYGFGLNSGERYVLFKKFMPFAWGNGGNVLTSDLKHSRLYSRENVEALKFYVSLKRCSVVERQEVLDRLFKEGRVGLILSGAWNLKTIPAEAPNLRFGVSIVPKPGIEKGTHASFAGGEILAVFESSKKKDDALRLACFLARKKNALAISKSEHSVQPAVAGIDTDEYFVKNPLEGVFAEQLKYAVSTPNIPNWLEIEGVVEDAVEEALHGRKTPDEALRTAGTKIEQLLTKPDSR
- a CDS encoding sugar ABC transporter permease, which encodes MRGSKASTIVFLSPWILSFLVFSAYPIVYSFFLSLTSFDPLQGHPPSFIGLSNYLNAFRNPAFWTSLKVTLIFVLGTIPVTTVLSFFIAALLTEKIPFRGTFRAGFFVPTVVSMVVIAMIFKQLYSPSGYVNILLRNLGFHEVSWLENPRTALPSIMLMDIWSSVGYYVVIFLAGIQSISKEVFESASLEGAGWFRKHVSITLPLVKPVLLFIIVINGIRSFQVFIEIFVMTRGGPLKSTLTTVYYLYDEAFYRFNMGYASAVAYILFMIILVFSIAQMKYLRMGKID